From a single Crateriforma spongiae genomic region:
- a CDS encoding methylmalonyl-CoA mutase family protein: MTTSKLTVTDDFPPVDYDTWRQQVESDLKGAPFDRKLVSHTYEGIDIQPVYSSKDQLDGTDPLGVPGAVPFTRGAHPMGPIMCGVDQRQEHTHPDLEAANQAILGDLEGGVTSLTLRLDKATRAGVSVEQAEDLAGVDGLMAYRVEDLDELLEKVHLELIEIGIDAGASYLPAAATLAALWNKRGVPGEAARASFGADPLATLAADGRLPMSMGQAYRQMAELVRWTKANYPKSTAICVNTAVYHNAGATAAQDIAFALATAVDYLRGLESEGVAIDDAVSQMLFRFSIGTHHFLAIAKLRAARSLWSRVLQACGAAPRGMRIHTRTSDRVMTQRDPYVNMLRNTVASFAGIVGGAEIVTSVPFDEASGLPNAFSRRIARNTVLILQEESHMHRVLDASGGSWFMDDLTTELCEKAWEIFQGIEKAGGMAAALQSGAIAEQIDAAYAPRAKDIAKRREGITGVSEFPNLTEEPVKHSPPDMDALLAGAKKRVAATAPTAEAIDGDDRLAQCVAAAEQGATIAALAQRLGLQQESTDAKVIEPHAFAQPFEELRDASDAWMEKHGNRPRVFLANMGPVAHHTARATYAKNFFEAGGFEAVTNEGFADADAATAAFKESGANVAVICSSDKLYPDMVPPVAGGLKAAGAKTVVLAGHPGDNEAAWRQAGVDRFIFIKCDVLATLRELLREEEVLS, translated from the coding sequence ATGACAACGTCAAAATTAACAGTCACCGATGACTTTCCGCCGGTCGATTATGACACGTGGCGGCAACAGGTCGAATCCGATCTGAAAGGGGCACCGTTTGATCGCAAATTGGTGTCGCACACCTACGAAGGCATCGACATCCAACCGGTTTATTCATCGAAAGACCAGTTGGACGGGACCGACCCTCTGGGCGTTCCCGGTGCGGTGCCGTTCACGCGTGGTGCCCATCCGATGGGCCCGATCATGTGCGGCGTCGACCAGCGTCAAGAACACACACACCCTGATTTGGAAGCGGCCAACCAAGCCATCTTGGGCGACCTGGAAGGCGGCGTGACCTCCCTGACCCTGCGTCTGGACAAGGCCACGCGTGCGGGCGTTTCGGTGGAACAGGCCGAAGATTTGGCCGGCGTCGACGGTCTGATGGCGTACCGTGTCGAAGACTTGGATGAACTGCTGGAAAAGGTTCATCTGGAATTGATCGAGATCGGGATCGACGCCGGTGCCAGTTATTTGCCGGCCGCGGCAACCTTGGCGGCACTTTGGAACAAGCGTGGCGTCCCCGGCGAAGCAGCACGCGCCAGCTTCGGCGCTGATCCGCTGGCAACGTTGGCCGCCGACGGTCGCTTGCCGATGTCGATGGGCCAAGCGTATCGCCAGATGGCCGAACTGGTCCGCTGGACGAAAGCCAACTATCCCAAGTCGACGGCGATTTGTGTCAACACTGCGGTCTATCACAACGCCGGCGCGACGGCCGCTCAGGACATCGCGTTCGCGCTGGCCACCGCGGTCGATTATCTACGCGGTCTGGAATCCGAAGGCGTCGCCATCGACGATGCGGTTTCACAGATGCTGTTCCGATTCAGTATCGGCACCCACCACTTCTTGGCAATCGCCAAGTTGCGTGCGGCACGATCGTTGTGGTCGCGTGTGTTGCAAGCCTGTGGCGCGGCCCCGCGTGGCATGCGGATTCACACTCGCACCAGTGATCGCGTGATGACCCAGCGTGACCCGTACGTGAACATGCTTCGCAATACGGTCGCATCGTTTGCGGGAATCGTCGGCGGGGCCGAAATCGTCACCTCGGTTCCTTTCGACGAAGCGTCCGGATTGCCCAACGCATTCAGCCGACGAATCGCCCGTAATACCGTGTTGATTCTGCAAGAAGAATCGCACATGCACCGCGTGTTGGACGCGTCGGGCGGCAGCTGGTTCATGGACGATCTGACCACCGAACTGTGCGAAAAGGCTTGGGAGATTTTCCAAGGCATTGAAAAGGCCGGCGGAATGGCGGCCGCACTGCAAAGTGGTGCGATCGCCGAACAGATCGACGCCGCTTACGCCCCGCGTGCCAAAGACATTGCCAAACGCCGCGAAGGCATCACCGGTGTCAGTGAGTTTCCCAATCTGACCGAAGAACCGGTCAAGCATTCGCCGCCGGACATGGACGCTTTGTTGGCGGGCGCCAAGAAACGGGTTGCCGCGACAGCACCGACAGCGGAAGCCATCGACGGCGACGACCGTCTGGCACAATGTGTCGCCGCGGCCGAACAGGGTGCGACGATTGCCGCCCTGGCACAGCGTCTGGGGCTGCAACAAGAATCAACCGACGCCAAGGTGATCGAACCGCACGCATTCGCCCAGCCGTTCGAAGAGTTGCGGGATGCCAGCGACGCTTGGATGGAAAAGCATGGCAACCGACCTCGCGTCTTCTTGGCCAACATGGGCCCGGTTGCCCACCACACGGCTCGCGCAACCTATGCCAAAAACTTCTTCGAAGCCGGTGGTTTCGAAGCGGTCACCAACGAAGGCTTTGCGGACGCCGATGCGGCGACGGCGGCCTTCAAGGAATCCGGCGCGAACGTCGCCGTGATCTGTTCATCGGACAAACTTTATCCCGACATGGTTCCACCGGTTGCAGGCGGCCTGAAGGCTGCCGGAGCAAAGACCGTGGTGCTGGCCGGACATCCCGGCGACAACGAAGCGGCGTGGCGACAAGCCGGCGTCGATCGATTCATTTTCATCAAATGCGACGTGCTGGCCACGCTTCGCGAACTGCTGCGTGAAGAGGAGGTACTTTCGTGA
- the mce gene encoding methylmalonyl-CoA epimerase has translation MQPVKSLNHVGIAVRSLEDQKAFYEGSLGAEFEGVEDVPSQKVKVAFYRVNDVRLELLEPTDPESPIAKFIEKRGEGLHHLAFTVEDLPSRIAELKDEGLRMIDETPRPGAHHTQIAFLHPKSSCGVLTELCQPMKA, from the coding sequence ATGCAGCCCGTCAAATCATTGAATCATGTCGGGATCGCCGTTCGTTCGTTGGAAGATCAGAAAGCGTTCTATGAAGGTTCGCTGGGCGCGGAATTTGAAGGCGTCGAAGACGTGCCGAGCCAGAAGGTGAAGGTCGCCTTTTATCGAGTCAACGATGTCCGCCTGGAATTGCTGGAACCCACCGATCCCGAAAGCCCGATCGCGAAGTTCATTGAGAAGCGCGGCGAAGGCTTGCATCACCTTGCCTTCACCGTCGAAGATCTGCCGTCACGGATTGCGGAACTGAAGGACGAAGGCTTGCGAATGATCGACGAAACACCGCGACCAGGCGCCCACCACACACAAATCGCGTTCTTGCATCCCAAGAGCAGTTGCGGCGTCCTGACCGAACTGTGCCAGCCGATGAAGGCTTGA
- a CDS encoding sulfatase: protein MNVVCCHRLFRALLCGWIAAITLMVGTAGAESPKNVLMICVDDLKPNIGCFGDPVAVTPNIDALAQRGVSFQSAYCNQAVCAPSRNSLMTGLLPQTIGVYDLSTHFRDAAPDVVTVGEHFQRFGYQVQGLGKIYHTGHGNHDDKQTWTVPSWRPKGSQYVHPDSLANRVKDSRGRLRGPATEAADVPDDTYSDGKIADEAVRRLQQSASSPGQPFFLAVGFLKPHLPFIAPQKYWDLYDPQSLPMPVYRQAPQGAPEYAPTKWGELRSYSDVPNEGPLPKAMPRNLIHGYYAATSYIDAQIGKVLDELNRLQLADQTVVVLWGDHGWHLGDHDMWCKHTNYEQAARIPVVVAAPQGAKGQATESLIETVDIYPTLAELAGIDAPDGLDGRSFAAVVRDPKQTTRPFITHVYPRSGRLGRAIRTPRYRLVQWAAIKGGDQGVDLELYDYQNDPLETKNVAEENPKVVQELLKYFGRQSAPKQAWKP, encoded by the coding sequence ATGAATGTTGTCTGTTGTCATCGTCTTTTTCGTGCCCTGCTTTGTGGATGGATCGCGGCGATCACGCTGATGGTCGGCACCGCCGGCGCTGAATCACCGAAGAACGTATTGATGATTTGCGTCGATGACCTGAAACCCAACATCGGTTGTTTCGGTGATCCGGTGGCGGTGACACCGAACATCGATGCGTTGGCACAACGCGGCGTCAGCTTCCAATCAGCCTATTGCAACCAAGCGGTGTGTGCGCCCAGTCGCAATTCGCTGATGACAGGCCTGCTTCCACAAACGATCGGCGTGTACGACCTGTCGACCCACTTCCGCGACGCGGCGCCCGATGTGGTAACCGTGGGCGAGCATTTTCAAAGGTTTGGCTATCAAGTCCAAGGCTTGGGAAAGATCTATCACACCGGACACGGCAATCACGACGACAAGCAAACTTGGACAGTTCCGTCGTGGCGTCCCAAGGGTTCCCAGTATGTGCATCCCGACAGCTTGGCGAATCGGGTGAAGGATTCTCGTGGGCGTCTGCGTGGTCCGGCAACCGAAGCGGCAGATGTGCCGGATGATACCTATTCTGATGGGAAGATCGCCGATGAGGCGGTGCGGCGACTGCAACAGTCGGCATCCAGCCCCGGACAACCGTTTTTCTTAGCGGTCGGTTTTCTAAAGCCTCACCTGCCCTTCATCGCACCCCAAAAGTATTGGGACTTGTACGATCCCCAAAGTCTGCCGATGCCTGTCTATCGACAAGCTCCACAGGGGGCACCCGAATATGCGCCGACCAAATGGGGCGAACTGCGCAGCTACAGCGATGTGCCCAACGAAGGTCCGCTGCCAAAAGCAATGCCCCGGAATTTGATTCACGGATACTATGCCGCGACCAGTTACATCGATGCGCAGATCGGAAAGGTTTTGGACGAATTGAATCGACTGCAACTTGCCGACCAGACGGTTGTTGTGCTGTGGGGCGATCATGGTTGGCACTTGGGCGATCACGACATGTGGTGCAAGCATACGAATTACGAACAAGCGGCACGGATCCCCGTCGTGGTGGCGGCACCCCAAGGCGCCAAGGGACAGGCCACGGAATCATTGATCGAAACCGTTGACATCTATCCCACGTTGGCCGAATTGGCCGGCATCGATGCACCTGACGGTCTGGACGGTCGCAGCTTTGCCGCCGTGGTTCGCGATCCCAAACAAACGACCCGCCCCTTCATCACGCATGTCTATCCACGCAGCGGTCGGCTGGGACGAGCGATTCGGACGCCCCGATACCGCTTGGTTCAGTGGGCCGCGATCAAGGGCGGCGACCAGGGCGTGGATCTGGAGTTGTACGACTATCAAAACGATCCGCTGGAGACCAAAAATGTTGCGGAGGAAAACCCGAAAGTCGTTCAGGAATTGTTGAAGTACTTTGGCCGGCAATCCGCCCCCAAACAAGCCTGGAAACCGTAG
- a CDS encoding S9 family peptidase translates to MTKQRWRVAFGWLVLWPVLSAGTLQAQSEGRGSQSGELRRFSPADVAKLRYVTDAKPSPDGSQVAYLLSVPRRPMSDDNGPAWTELHVVDRDGQTRPFVTGHVNVSSTSWSHDGSAIYFVAKRTGDDHSALYRIAVDGGEAVRVLTHETGIGSYSLSPDGESIAFLATKPVPEDERKLRDQGFDQEIYEEDVSATLVWLSKLPSVNEVLNGTDDAQAKPLELPGSASQIHFSPSGKELAVVLAPTPLIDDHYMAKKVHIVDAESGQIVREIEHVGKLGQVAWSPDGKSLALVGSADIHDPHEGRLVIADVVSGDADQPAIRDLMPEDDSHVESIAWIDDTTLVYSAAEGVSSRLGTVTIDGQRTDWIEPGDELVIDAMTKAAEGMSFVIVGESANHPPDVFVVEKQGDAPERLTVSNPWLSEMRFARQEPIRWTAADGLELEGVLMYPLNYVEGRQYPTIMYVHGGPESHESNAWLTSYARPGQTAAAMGFAVFYPNYRGSTGRGVEFSMMGQADAAGKEFSDLIDGVDHLIDIGITKPDAVGITGGSYGGFASAWGTTYYSDRFAASVMFVGISDNVSKVGTTDIPEEMFLVHHRKRLWDDWDYFLKSSPIYHVQKNQTPTLILHGKNDPRVHPSQSLELFRHLKTLDQAPVRLVMYEGEGHGNRKAAARLDYNLRMLRWMQEFLQKKSKASPPLKIDYQAALGEDSSDP, encoded by the coding sequence ATGACTAAACAACGATGGCGGGTCGCCTTTGGATGGCTTGTCCTATGGCCGGTGCTTTCCGCCGGTACCTTGCAGGCCCAGTCAGAAGGCCGCGGATCCCAATCTGGCGAACTGCGTCGCTTCAGCCCCGCGGATGTCGCAAAGCTGCGTTACGTCACTGATGCGAAACCGTCACCCGACGGATCGCAGGTGGCTTACCTATTGTCGGTGCCACGTCGTCCGATGAGCGACGACAATGGTCCCGCTTGGACCGAGTTACATGTGGTCGATCGTGACGGGCAAACACGTCCGTTTGTGACCGGCCACGTCAACGTGTCGTCAACGTCATGGAGCCACGACGGTTCGGCGATCTATTTCGTCGCCAAACGAACGGGCGATGATCACAGCGCGTTGTATCGCATCGCCGTGGATGGCGGTGAAGCGGTTCGTGTGCTAACGCACGAGACGGGAATCGGATCTTATTCCCTTTCTCCCGACGGAGAATCGATCGCGTTCCTGGCCACCAAACCCGTCCCTGAGGACGAACGGAAATTGCGTGATCAGGGGTTCGATCAAGAAATCTACGAGGAAGATGTATCGGCGACGTTGGTGTGGTTGTCCAAGTTGCCTTCGGTCAACGAGGTCCTGAACGGCACGGATGATGCGCAAGCAAAACCGCTGGAATTGCCTGGGTCTGCGTCGCAGATCCACTTCAGCCCGTCAGGCAAAGAATTGGCGGTGGTTCTGGCGCCGACGCCGTTGATCGACGATCACTACATGGCCAAAAAAGTTCACATCGTTGATGCGGAATCGGGCCAAATCGTTCGTGAGATTGAACACGTCGGAAAGTTGGGGCAAGTGGCATGGAGCCCCGATGGAAAAAGCTTGGCGTTGGTCGGCAGCGCGGATATCCATGATCCCCACGAAGGCCGTTTGGTGATTGCCGACGTCGTTTCGGGTGACGCGGATCAACCGGCGATTCGCGATCTGATGCCGGAAGACGATTCGCACGTCGAATCGATCGCCTGGATCGACGACACCACCCTGGTTTACTCGGCCGCCGAAGGTGTGTCGTCGCGTTTGGGAACGGTCACGATCGATGGCCAGCGTACCGACTGGATCGAACCCGGCGATGAATTGGTCATTGACGCCATGACAAAGGCGGCCGAGGGCATGTCTTTCGTCATTGTCGGTGAATCCGCCAATCATCCTCCCGATGTGTTCGTCGTTGAAAAACAAGGCGATGCACCGGAGCGTTTGACGGTATCGAATCCGTGGCTATCGGAAATGCGTTTCGCACGCCAAGAACCGATCCGATGGACCGCCGCCGACGGTTTGGAACTGGAAGGCGTGCTGATGTATCCGCTGAACTATGTCGAAGGCCGGCAGTATCCGACGATCATGTACGTCCATGGTGGTCCGGAATCGCACGAATCCAACGCGTGGTTGACCAGCTATGCACGGCCCGGTCAAACGGCTGCGGCCATGGGCTTTGCCGTTTTTTATCCGAACTATCGCGGCAGCACCGGTCGCGGTGTCGAATTCTCGATGATGGGCCAGGCGGATGCGGCCGGAAAAGAGTTTTCCGATCTGATCGATGGAGTGGACCATTTGATTGACATCGGAATCACGAAACCCGATGCGGTGGGAATCACCGGTGGATCGTACGGTGGTTTTGCGTCGGCCTGGGGCACGACGTATTACTCGGATCGCTTCGCCGCTAGCGTGATGTTTGTGGGGATCAGCGACAATGTTTCCAAGGTCGGGACGACTGATATTCCCGAGGAAATGTTCTTGGTGCACCATCGAAAGCGTTTATGGGATGACTGGGATTACTTCCTAAAGAGCAGCCCCATCTATCACGTGCAAAAGAACCAAACGCCGACGCTGATTTTGCACGGAAAAAACGACCCACGTGTCCATCCGTCCCAGTCGCTGGAATTGTTCCGGCATCTGAAGACGCTGGATCAGGCGCCGGTGCGTTTGGTGATGTATGAAGGCGAAGGTCACGGTAATCGCAAAGCCGCGGCACGGCTGGACTACAACCTGCGGATGTTACGCTGGATGCAAGAATTCCTGCAGAAAAAATCCAAAGCCTCGCCGCCGCTGAAAATTGATTATCAGGCGGCACTTGGCGAAGATTCGTCGGATCCGTAA
- a CDS encoding sugar kinase: protein MSINLRPADQCRYDLVSLGEVMLRLDPGEGRIHTTRQFQAWEGGGEYNVARGLRRCFGLNTGIVTALADNPIGRLVEDLMLTGGVDTQWVQWFDYDGVGRTVRNGLNFTERGFGVRGAVGAADRGNTAASQLKPGDIDWDDLFGKQGVRWFHTGGIYAALSETTPEVVLEAVQSAHRHGTVVSYDLNYRPSLWQAIGGHAKCQDVNRKIAQHVDVMIGNEEDFTACLGFEVDGVDENLSKLDVTNFKKMIERATAEFPNFKATATTLRGVKTASINDWSAIVWHDGQFHQSRQYEDLEILDRVGGGDSFASGLIYGFLSTGDAAEAVQYGAAHGALAMTTPGDTSMASLKEVEKLKSGGSARVVR, encoded by the coding sequence ATGAGTATCAATCTTCGTCCCGCTGATCAGTGCCGGTATGACTTGGTATCGCTTGGCGAAGTCATGCTGCGGCTGGATCCCGGTGAGGGACGCATCCATACGACACGGCAATTCCAAGCGTGGGAAGGCGGCGGCGAATACAACGTCGCCCGCGGGTTGCGTCGCTGCTTCGGCTTAAACACGGGGATCGTCACCGCGTTGGCCGACAATCCGATCGGTCGCTTGGTGGAAGACCTCATGCTGACCGGCGGCGTGGACACGCAGTGGGTGCAATGGTTCGACTATGACGGAGTCGGGCGCACCGTCCGCAACGGACTGAATTTCACCGAACGTGGGTTCGGCGTACGTGGTGCCGTTGGCGCGGCCGATCGCGGTAACACGGCGGCAAGCCAGTTGAAACCCGGGGACATCGACTGGGACGACTTGTTCGGCAAACAAGGCGTTCGTTGGTTCCACACCGGCGGCATCTATGCGGCGCTTAGCGAAACCACGCCCGAGGTTGTTTTGGAAGCGGTCCAGTCAGCACACCGCCATGGGACCGTCGTTTCCTATGACCTGAACTACCGCCCATCCTTGTGGCAGGCCATCGGCGGCCACGCCAAATGCCAAGACGTCAACCGTAAGATTGCCCAGCACGTCGACGTGATGATTGGTAATGAAGAAGACTTCACCGCTTGCCTGGGATTCGAAGTCGACGGGGTGGACGAAAACCTTAGCAAGCTGGACGTCACCAATTTCAAAAAGATGATCGAGCGTGCCACCGCCGAATTCCCCAACTTCAAAGCGACCGCGACAACCTTGCGCGGCGTGAAAACAGCATCGATCAACGACTGGAGTGCGATCGTCTGGCACGACGGCCAGTTTCATCAGTCACGACAGTACGAAGATCTGGAAATCTTGGACCGTGTGGGCGGTGGCGACAGCTTTGCCAGCGGCCTGATCTATGGCTTTTTGTCCACCGGCGATGCCGCCGAAGCCGTCCAGTATGGTGCCGCCCACGGGGCACTGGCCATGACGACACCGGGTGACACGTCGATGGCCAGTTTGAAAGAAGTCGAAAAGCTAAAAAGCGGTGGCAGCGCTCGCGTCGTCCGCTAA
- a CDS encoding bifunctional 4-hydroxy-2-oxoglutarate aldolase/2-dehydro-3-deoxy-phosphogluconate aldolase translates to MATVPQDVIEKHRLVPVIVLQDAGHAEPLGRALVSGGLPIAEVTFRTDAAAESIRRMAENPDLCVGAGTVLTTDQVDQAQDAGASFIVSPGLNPKVVRHALDKGIPVFPGVSNPSDIEMGLDLGLNTLKFFPAEAVGGVKLLKAVSAPYHHVRFIPTGGISPANLKDYLQLASVLACGGSWMVPRDRITQSDFESVERLVAEAVTLANPS, encoded by the coding sequence GTGGCCACGGTCCCCCAGGATGTCATCGAAAAACACCGTTTGGTTCCCGTGATCGTGCTGCAGGACGCCGGCCATGCCGAGCCGCTGGGCCGGGCATTGGTCAGCGGCGGTCTGCCCATCGCCGAGGTCACCTTCCGCACCGACGCGGCGGCGGAAAGCATTCGACGGATGGCGGAAAATCCCGATTTGTGTGTCGGTGCCGGAACCGTGCTGACGACCGATCAAGTCGACCAAGCACAGGATGCCGGTGCGTCCTTTATCGTTTCGCCGGGTCTGAATCCCAAGGTCGTTCGCCACGCGCTGGATAAAGGCATTCCCGTCTTTCCAGGTGTCAGCAATCCATCGGACATCGAAATGGGATTGGACTTGGGACTGAACACACTGAAGTTCTTTCCCGCTGAAGCGGTGGGCGGCGTCAAACTGCTAAAGGCGGTTTCGGCTCCTTATCATCATGTCCGCTTCATTCCGACCGGTGGCATTTCGCCCGCCAACCTCAAGGACTACCTGCAACTGGCATCCGTGCTGGCGTGTGGTGGCAGCTGGATGGTGCCACGGGACCGTATCACGCAATCCGACTTTGAATCGGTGGAACGATTGGTCGCCGAAGCGGTGACGTTGGCAAACCCAAGCTGA
- a CDS encoding 3-ketoacyl-ACP reductase produces MSQSKVQTPPRVALITGGTRGIGLGIAKALANEGYALAINGMRPAEQVADVLDGLKEQSPAVQYFAGDIASTQTHQMITDGIEEAFGGIHVLVNNAGVAPKERKDLLEADEESYEFVMGTNLKGPYLLTSRVAAWMVRQKSNDADYQGCIINVGSVSATMVSTNRGDYCLAKAGMGMMTQLFAARMGEHNIPVFEVRPGITKTDMTATVTDKYDRLIRDGICVTPRWGYPEDTGRVVASLARGDFAYSTGQVIHVDGGLTIPRL; encoded by the coding sequence GTGAGCCAGTCGAAAGTCCAAACCCCTCCCAGGGTCGCGTTGATCACCGGCGGCACCCGTGGCATCGGCCTGGGAATCGCCAAAGCTCTTGCCAATGAGGGCTACGCACTAGCGATCAATGGCATGCGTCCGGCCGAACAAGTCGCCGACGTCTTGGATGGGCTGAAGGAACAGTCGCCTGCAGTGCAATATTTTGCCGGTGATATTGCATCAACACAGACACACCAGATGATCACCGACGGCATTGAAGAAGCTTTCGGTGGCATCCATGTCCTGGTCAATAACGCCGGCGTCGCGCCCAAAGAACGCAAGGATTTGTTGGAAGCTGACGAAGAGTCATACGAGTTCGTCATGGGGACCAATTTGAAGGGGCCCTACCTTCTGACCAGTCGTGTCGCCGCTTGGATGGTCCGGCAAAAGTCGAACGACGCCGATTACCAAGGCTGCATCATCAACGTCGGCAGTGTCTCCGCGACCATGGTGTCAACCAATCGCGGCGACTACTGCTTGGCCAAAGCGGGCATGGGAATGATGACACAACTGTTCGCCGCACGAATGGGCGAACACAACATTCCGGTCTTTGAAGTACGCCCCGGTATCACAAAGACGGACATGACGGCGACCGTGACCGATAAGTACGACCGTCTGATCCGTGACGGCATCTGTGTGACGCCGCGGTGGGGATATCCAGAGGACACCGGTCGCGTTGTCGCATCTTTGGCACGCGGCGATTTCGCCTACAGCACCGGACAGGTCATTCATGTCGACGGCGGACTGACGATCCCACGTCTGTAA
- a CDS encoding glycosyl hydrolase, whose amino-acid sequence MIIPDPSVTPESLLPAIKRMWESSAAKLESLENDYDKSQGTPVFTIGGRYTTRGWTEWTEGFVYGSSVLQYDATDDDAFLKIGRENTVDRMATHVSHVGVHDHGFNNLSTYGNLLRLCRENRIQASDWEIRFYELALKTSAAVQASRWTQLSPSEGYVYSFNGPHSLFIDTIRSCRILMVGHALGHVLMGEGDQPISLAGRALTHIRTTDKYNVYHGTGRDHYDVPGRTAHEAVFNLNDGSFRCPSSQQGFSGLTTWTRGLSWAMLGYAEQLEFVRDVLASSNIDSSELQNAESMMLDSARQTCDFYLNNTPTCGIPYWDTGAPQLHRLGDYLNQPADPFNQWEPVDSSAAAIAAQGLLRLGDLLQKRGDHDAAKYRQAGLHVTANLLQEPYLSTSNDHQGLLLHSIYHQPRGWDEVAEGQSIANGQSCMWGDYHLRELALYVQRLADDAVTNYTFYGCLPS is encoded by the coding sequence ATGATCATTCCCGACCCGTCCGTGACACCAGAATCGCTGTTGCCCGCAATCAAACGCATGTGGGAATCGTCCGCCGCGAAACTGGAAAGCCTGGAAAACGATTACGACAAATCTCAGGGTACGCCCGTCTTCACCATCGGCGGTCGGTACACCACACGCGGCTGGACCGAATGGACCGAAGGTTTCGTCTACGGGTCATCTGTACTGCAATACGATGCAACCGACGACGACGCTTTCTTGAAGATCGGCCGCGAAAACACGGTCGATCGAATGGCGACGCATGTCAGTCATGTCGGCGTTCACGACCATGGGTTCAACAACTTATCCACCTACGGGAACTTGCTGCGGCTGTGCCGCGAGAACCGGATCCAAGCCTCGGATTGGGAAATCAGGTTTTATGAACTGGCGTTGAAAACGTCGGCGGCCGTCCAGGCTTCACGTTGGACACAGCTTTCGCCCAGCGAAGGCTATGTCTATTCCTTCAATGGCCCCCATTCGCTGTTCATCGATACCATCCGATCTTGCCGGATTTTGATGGTCGGCCACGCGCTGGGACACGTGTTGATGGGCGAAGGTGACCAACCGATTTCGTTGGCCGGCCGCGCACTGACGCACATCCGAACAACCGACAAATACAATGTCTATCACGGAACCGGTCGCGATCATTACGACGTTCCCGGACGCACCGCGCATGAAGCGGTTTTCAACTTGAACGACGGTTCATTCCGATGCCCCAGTTCCCAACAGGGCTTTTCGGGGTTAACGACGTGGACTCGCGGATTGTCCTGGGCCATGTTGGGGTACGCCGAACAATTGGAATTCGTGCGGGATGTTCTGGCGTCTTCGAACATTGATTCATCGGAATTGCAAAACGCCGAATCCATGATGCTGGATTCGGCTCGCCAGACGTGCGACTTCTATCTGAACAACACTCCCACTTGCGGCATCCCTTATTGGGACACCGGCGCGCCGCAACTTCACCGGCTGGGCGATTACTTGAACCAACCCGCCGACCCGTTCAATCAGTGGGAACCCGTGGACAGTTCGGCGGCCGCCATCGCGGCCCAGGGGCTTCTGCGTTTGGGGGATCTTCTGCAGAAACGCGGCGACCATGATGCCGCCAAGTACCGACAAGCTGGACTTCACGTGACCGCCAATCTGCTGCAGGAACCGTACCTCAGCACCAGCAACGATCATCAAGGGCTGTTGCTGCATAGCATTTATCACCAACCCCGCGGCTGGGACGAAGTCGCCGAAGGCCAATCGATCGCAAACGGCCAATCTTGCATGTGGGGTGATTATCACCTGCGTGAATTGGCCTTGTACGTACAACGCTTGGCCGACGATGCGGTCACCAATTACACGTTTTATGGATGCCTGCCGTCGTGA